Proteins encoded by one window of Pseudomonas coleopterorum:
- the lpxC gene encoding UDP-3-O-acyl-N-acetylglucosamine deacetylase, producing MIKQRTLKNIIRATGVGLHSGEKVYLTLKPAPVDTGIVFCRVDLDPVVQIPARAHNVGATTMSTTLVNGDVKVDTVEHLLSAMAGLGIDNAYVELSASEVPIMDGSAGPFVFLIQSAGLEEQDAPKKFIRILREVTVTEGDKRATFLPFEGFKVSFEIDFDHPVFKDRTQTASVDFSSTSFVKEVSRARTFGFMSDLEYLRKHNRALGGSVENAIVVDEAGVMNEDGLRYEDEFVKHKILDAIGDLYQLGNSLIGEFRGYKSGHALNNQLLRRLLEQDDAWEVVTFEDASTVPISYMRPAALG from the coding sequence ATGATTAAACAACGCACCCTGAAGAATATTATCCGTGCCACAGGCGTCGGCTTGCACTCCGGTGAGAAGGTCTACCTGACCTTGAAGCCCGCGCCCGTGGATACCGGCATCGTGTTCTGCCGTGTCGACCTCGATCCGGTCGTGCAGATCCCTGCGCGCGCCCACAATGTCGGCGCAACCACGATGTCCACCACTTTGGTCAATGGCGATGTCAAGGTCGATACCGTAGAGCATCTACTGTCGGCCATGGCGGGCCTGGGAATCGATAACGCCTACGTCGAGCTCTCCGCGTCCGAAGTGCCGATCATGGATGGCAGTGCCGGACCCTTCGTATTCCTGATTCAATCGGCTGGCCTGGAAGAACAGGACGCGCCGAAGAAATTCATCCGGATCCTGCGTGAAGTGACAGTGACGGAGGGCGACAAGCGCGCCACCTTCCTGCCTTTCGAAGGGTTCAAGGTGAGCTTCGAAATAGATTTCGATCATCCTGTCTTCAAGGATCGCACCCAGACCGCCAGCGTCGACTTTTCCAGCACGTCCTTCGTGAAGGAAGTCAGTCGGGCGCGCACGTTCGGCTTCATGAGCGACCTTGAATACCTGCGCAAGCACAATCGTGCACTGGGCGGCAGCGTTGAAAACGCTATCGTGGTGGACGAGGCAGGCGTCATGAATGAGGACGGTCTTCGCTACGAAGACGAATTCGTCAAACACAAGATTCTCGATGCAATCGGCGATCTCTATCAGCTGGGTAACAGCCTGATTGGCGAATTCCGTGGCTACAAGTCGGGCCACGCACTGAACAACCAGCTTCTTCGTCGTCTGCTCGAGCAGGACGACGCCTGGGAAGTGGTTACGTTCGAAGATGCCAGCACGGTACCGATCTCTTACATGCGGCCAGCTGCGTTGGGTTGA
- a CDS encoding DUF721 domain-containing protein yields MVFRPLPARAPAVLLREAKPLKALFSQAQRLSHLQRLFESQLQPAAREHCYVASWREGSLLLIVTDGHWATRLRYQQKRLQRDLQALEEFSSLTRILFKVQPPTVQSKAGARSIDLSISAGENIQATAEGISDPNLRAALERLAAHAKRPR; encoded by the coding sequence ATGGTCTTTCGCCCCCTGCCCGCCCGGGCACCGGCAGTCCTGCTGCGCGAAGCCAAACCGCTCAAGGCCCTGTTCAGCCAGGCCCAGCGCCTGTCCCATCTGCAGCGCCTGTTCGAGAGCCAACTGCAGCCGGCGGCGCGTGAGCATTGCTACGTCGCTTCGTGGCGCGAGGGCAGCCTGTTGCTGATCGTCACCGACGGCCACTGGGCCACGCGCCTGCGCTACCAGCAGAAGCGCCTGCAACGCGATCTGCAGGCGCTGGAGGAATTCAGCAGCCTGACGCGCATCCTGTTCAAGGTGCAGCCGCCCACCGTGCAGAGCAAGGCCGGCGCGCGCAGCATCGACCTGTCGATCAGCGCGGGCGAGAACATCCAGGCGACCGCCGAGGGCATCAGCGATCCCAATCTGCGCGCGGCGCTGGAACGTCTGGCAGCTCACGCCAAGCGGCCACGCTGA
- the secA gene encoding preprotein translocase subunit SecA codes for MFAPLLKKLFGSKNEREVRRMLKTVQAVNAFEEQMVALSDEQLRAKTAEFKARLAKGETLDQLLPEAFAVCREAGKRVMGMRHFDVQLIGGITLHEGMIAEMRTGEGKTLVATLGVYLNALSGKGVHVVTVNDYLARRDANWMRPLYEYLGLTVGVVTPFAPPEEKRLAYAADITYGTNNEFGFDYLRDNMAFSMEEKFQRELNFAVIDEVDSILIDEARTPLIISGQAEDSSKLYTEINRLIPQLEQHIEEVEGQVTKEGHYSIDEKTRQVELNEAGHQYIEEMLTRAGLLAEGESLYSAHNLGLLTHVYAGLRAHKLFNRNVEYIVQDGQILLVDEHTGRTMPGRRLSEGLHQAIEAKENLNIQAESQTLASTTFQNYFRLYNKLSGMTGTADTEAFEFAQIYQLNVMVIPPNKPLARKDFNDLVYLTADEKYAAIVTDIKESMAQGRPVLVGTATIETSEHMSRLLNQEGIEHKVLNAKFHEKEAEIIAQAGRPGALTIATNMAGRGTDILLGGNWEVEVASLENPTEEQIAQIKADWQKRHQQVLESGGLHVIASERHESRRIDNQLRGRAGRQGDAGSSRFYLSLEDSLMRIFASDRVKNFMKALGMQSGEAIEHRMVTNAIEKAQRKVEGRNFDIRKQLLEFDDVANEQRKVIYHMRNSLLASDNVGDTIADFRQEVLGQLFSQHIPPQSLPEQWDVPGLEAALQTDFGVSLPIQQWLDADDKLYEETLREKVMVELLAAYTEKEDQASADALRTFEKQILLRVLDDLWKDHLSTMDHLRHGIHLRGYAQKNPKQEYKRESFSLFQELLDSIKRDTIRVLSHVQVRREDPVEEEARLRRDAEELAARMQFEHAPAPGLDQPEVLAEDAEVVAATVSEPVRNDQKLGRNELCWCGSGKKFKHCHGKID; via the coding sequence ATGTTTGCGCCTTTGTTAAAGAAACTTTTTGGAAGCAAGAACGAGCGTGAAGTACGACGCATGCTCAAGACGGTACAAGCCGTCAATGCCTTCGAAGAGCAGATGGTGGCCCTTTCGGACGAGCAGCTGCGCGCCAAGACCGCAGAGTTCAAGGCCCGCCTGGCAAAAGGCGAGACCCTCGACCAGCTGCTGCCCGAAGCCTTCGCCGTCTGCCGCGAAGCCGGCAAGCGCGTCATGGGTATGCGGCACTTCGATGTCCAGCTGATCGGTGGCATCACCCTGCACGAAGGCATGATCGCCGAAATGCGCACCGGTGAAGGCAAGACCCTGGTAGCGACCCTGGGCGTGTACCTCAACGCACTGTCCGGCAAGGGCGTGCACGTGGTCACGGTCAACGACTACCTGGCGCGTCGCGATGCCAACTGGATGCGTCCGCTGTACGAATACCTGGGCCTTACCGTCGGCGTGGTCACGCCGTTCGCGCCGCCGGAAGAGAAGCGTCTGGCCTATGCCGCCGACATCACCTACGGCACCAACAACGAATTCGGTTTCGACTACCTGCGCGACAACATGGCGTTCAGCATGGAAGAGAAATTCCAGCGCGAGCTGAATTTCGCCGTGATCGACGAAGTCGACTCCATCCTGATCGACGAAGCCCGTACGCCGCTGATCATCTCCGGCCAGGCCGAAGACAGCTCCAAGCTGTACACCGAGATCAACCGCCTGATCCCGCAACTCGAGCAGCACATCGAGGAAGTCGAGGGCCAGGTCACCAAGGAAGGCCACTACAGCATCGACGAGAAGACCCGTCAGGTCGAACTCAACGAAGCCGGTCACCAGTACATCGAGGAAATGCTCACCCGCGCCGGCCTGCTGGCCGAGGGCGAGAGCCTCTACTCGGCGCACAACCTGGGCCTGCTGACCCACGTCTACGCCGGCCTGCGTGCGCACAAGCTGTTCAACCGCAACGTCGAGTACATCGTCCAGGACGGGCAGATCCTGCTGGTCGACGAGCACACCGGTCGTACCATGCCGGGCCGTCGCCTGTCCGAAGGCCTGCATCAGGCTATCGAGGCCAAGGAAAACCTGAACATCCAGGCCGAGAGCCAGACCCTCGCCTCGACCACGTTCCAGAACTACTTCCGCCTGTACAACAAGCTCTCGGGCATGACCGGTACGGCCGACACCGAAGCGTTCGAGTTCGCCCAGATCTACCAGCTCAACGTGATGGTGATCCCGCCGAACAAGCCGCTGGCGCGCAAGGACTTCAACGACCTGGTCTATCTGACTGCGGACGAGAAGTACGCCGCCATCGTTACCGACATCAAGGAAAGCATGGCCCAGGGCCGTCCGGTGCTGGTCGGTACTGCAACCATCGAAACCTCCGAGCACATGTCGCGCCTGCTCAACCAGGAAGGCATCGAGCACAAGGTGCTCAACGCCAAGTTCCACGAGAAGGAAGCGGAGATCATCGCCCAGGCCGGTCGTCCCGGCGCGCTGACCATCGCCACCAACATGGCCGGTCGCGGTACCGACATCCTGCTGGGCGGCAACTGGGAAGTCGAAGTCGCCTCCCTGGAAAACCCGACCGAAGAGCAGATCGCGCAGATCAAGGCCGACTGGCAGAAGCGTCATCAGCAGGTGCTCGAATCCGGTGGTCTGCACGTGATCGCTTCCGAGCGTCACGAGTCGCGCCGTATCGACAACCAGCTGCGTGGCCGTGCCGGTCGTCAGGGTGACGCCGGTTCCAGCCGCTTCTACCTGTCGCTGGAAGACAGCCTGATGCGCATCTTCGCCTCCGACCGGGTGAAGAACTTCATGAAGGCGCTGGGCATGCAGTCCGGCGAAGCCATCGAGCATCGCATGGTCACCAACGCGATCGAAAAGGCCCAGCGCAAGGTCGAAGGCCGCAACTTCGACATCCGCAAGCAATTGCTGGAGTTCGACGACGTCGCCAACGAGCAGCGCAAGGTCATCTACCACATGCGCAACAGCCTGCTGGCGTCCGACAACGTCGGAGACACCATTGCCGACTTCCGTCAGGAAGTCCTTGGTCAGCTGTTCTCCCAGCACATTCCGCCACAGTCGCTGCCCGAGCAGTGGGACGTTCCAGGCCTGGAAGCGGCCTTGCAGACCGATTTCGGCGTGAGCCTGCCGATCCAGCAGTGGCTGGATGCGGACGACAAGCTGTACGAGGAGACCCTGCGCGAGAAGGTCATGGTCGAGTTGCTGGCGGCCTACACCGAGAAGGAAGATCAGGCCAGCGCCGACGCCCTGCGCACCTTCGAGAAGCAGATCCTGCTGCGCGTGCTCGACGACCTGTGGAAAGATCACCTGTCGACCATGGACCACCTGCGTCACGGTATTCACCTGCGCGGCTACGCCCAGAAGAACCCGAAGCAGGAGTACAAGCGCGAGTCGTTCAGCCTGTTCCAGGAGCTGCTCGATTCGATCAAGCGCGACACCATCCGTGTGCTGTCTCACGTTCAGGTGCGCCGCGAAGATCCGGTCGAAGAAGAAGCGCGTCTGCGTCGCGATGCCGAGGAGTTGGCAGCGCGCATGCAGTTCGAACACGCCCCGGCGCCGGGCCTGGACCAGCCCGAAGTATTGGCCGAAGACGCCGAAGTCGTTGCCGCCACCGTGTCGGAGCCAGTGCGCAATGACCAGAAGCTGGGCCGCAACGAATTGTGCTGGTGCGGCTCGGGCAAGAAATTCAAGCATTGCCACGGCAAGATCGACTGA
- the argJ gene encoding bifunctional glutamate N-acetyltransferase/amino-acid acetyltransferase ArgJ — MAVGLGPLPTLHPVPGFELGISSAGIKRPGRKDVVVMRCAEGSSVAGVFTLNAFCAAPVIVSKQRVGGPVRYLLTNTGNANAGTGEPGLAAAERTTARLAELAGVDASAVLPFSTGVIGEPLPVEKIEGALQAALDDLSIDNWAAAATGIMTTDTLPKGASRQFQHEGVTVTVTGISKGAGMIRPNMATMLGYIATDAKVAPGVLQDLLRDGANKSFNRITIDGDTSTNDCCMLVATGQAALPEINEASGPLFAALKQAVLEVCMEVAQAIVRDGEGATKFVTVQVNGGGNHQECLDVAYTVAHSPLIKTALFASDPNWGRILAAVGRAGVPELDVSKIDVFLGDVCIASRGARAASYTEEQGSAVMAQEEIGIRIELGRGECSETIWTTDLSHEYVKINAEYRT; from the coding sequence ATGGCTGTTGGTCTTGGTCCCTTGCCCACGCTGCATCCGGTTCCGGGTTTCGAGCTGGGCATCTCCAGCGCCGGTATCAAACGCCCCGGACGCAAGGACGTTGTGGTCATGCGTTGCGCCGAGGGTTCCAGCGTCGCCGGCGTGTTCACCCTGAATGCGTTCTGCGCGGCACCGGTCATTGTGTCCAAGCAGCGCGTGGGTGGCCCCGTGCGTTATCTGTTGACCAATACCGGCAACGCCAACGCCGGGACCGGCGAGCCGGGTCTGGCTGCGGCCGAGCGCACCACGGCGCGTCTGGCCGAACTGGCGGGCGTGGACGCCAGCGCCGTGCTGCCGTTCTCCACCGGGGTGATTGGCGAGCCACTGCCCGTCGAGAAGATCGAAGGGGCCTTGCAGGCTGCGCTCGACGATCTGTCGATCGACAACTGGGCGGCTGCGGCCACCGGCATCATGACCACGGACACCCTGCCCAAGGGCGCCAGTCGCCAGTTCCAGCACGAGGGCGTCACCGTCACCGTGACCGGTATCAGCAAAGGCGCCGGCATGATCCGCCCGAACATGGCGACCATGCTGGGCTACATCGCCACCGACGCCAAGGTCGCGCCGGGTGTGCTGCAGGATCTGCTGCGCGACGGCGCCAACAAGTCGTTCAACCGCATCACCATCGACGGTGACACCTCGACCAACGACTGCTGCATGCTGGTCGCCACCGGGCAGGCGGCGTTGCCGGAAATCAACGAGGCCAGCGGGCCGCTGTTCGCAGCGCTCAAGCAGGCGGTTCTCGAGGTGTGCATGGAAGTGGCCCAGGCCATCGTGCGCGACGGCGAGGGGGCGACCAAGTTCGTCACGGTCCAGGTCAACGGCGGCGGCAACCACCAGGAGTGTCTGGACGTGGCCTACACCGTGGCCCACTCGCCGCTGATCAAGACGGCGCTGTTCGCTTCCGATCCGAACTGGGGGCGCATTCTGGCCGCTGTCGGCCGGGCCGGTGTGCCGGAGCTGGATGTCAGCAAGATCGACGTGTTCCTGGGCGATGTGTGCATCGCCAGCCGTGGCGCCCGTGCTGCCAGCTATACCGAGGAGCAGGGCTCGGCGGTGATGGCGCAGGAAGAGATCGGCATTCGGATCGAGCTGGGTCGCGGCGAGTGCAGCGAGACCATCTGGACCACCGACCTGTCCCACGAGTACGTGAAGATCAACGCCGAATACCGCACCTGA
- a CDS encoding Nudix family hydrolase yields MKRIHVAAAVIRGADQRILIARRGDTQHQGGLWEFPGGKVEPGETVQAALARELREELGIEVSLARPLIKVHHDYADKQVLLDVWEVTAFTGDPHGVEGQPLAWVKARELPGYAFPEANRPIVAAASLPGEYLITPDGLDNSTLLRGMQEAIAGGIKLLQLRAPNGYDPQYRDLAVDAVGLCAGKAQLMLKGPLEWLGDFPSAGWHLTSAQLRKYASKGRPFPAERWLAASCHDAEELALAQQMGVDFVTLSPVQPTLTHPDAQPLGWDQARGLIEGFNQPVFLLGGLRPQDQAKAWEIGAQGVAGIRAFWPSP; encoded by the coding sequence GTGAAACGAATACATGTAGCCGCCGCGGTGATCCGTGGCGCGGATCAGCGCATTCTGATTGCCCGCCGCGGCGATACCCAGCACCAGGGCGGTCTGTGGGAGTTTCCCGGTGGCAAGGTCGAGCCCGGCGAGACGGTGCAGGCGGCGCTGGCCCGCGAGCTGCGCGAGGAGTTGGGGATCGAGGTAAGCCTGGCGCGGCCGTTGATCAAGGTGCATCACGACTACGCCGACAAGCAGGTCCTGCTGGATGTCTGGGAAGTCACCGCGTTCACGGGTGACCCCCATGGCGTCGAAGGCCAGCCGTTGGCATGGGTCAAGGCGCGCGAGCTGCCGGGCTACGCGTTTCCCGAGGCCAATCGGCCGATCGTGGCGGCGGCCAGTCTGCCGGGCGAATACCTGATCACCCCGGATGGGCTGGACAACTCGACCCTGCTGCGCGGCATGCAGGAAGCGATCGCCGGTGGCATCAAGCTGCTGCAACTGCGCGCACCTAATGGCTACGATCCGCAGTACCGCGACCTGGCGGTGGATGCGGTCGGGTTGTGTGCAGGCAAGGCCCAGTTGATGCTCAAGGGGCCATTGGAGTGGCTGGGCGATTTTCCTTCGGCCGGGTGGCACCTGACCTCGGCGCAGTTGCGCAAATACGCCAGCAAAGGTCGGCCGTTTCCCGCCGAGCGTTGGCTGGCCGCGTCTTGTCACGATGCCGAAGAGCTGGCGTTGGCGCAGCAGATGGGTGTGGATTTCGTCACCCTTTCGCCCGTGCAACCGACCCTGACCCATCCCGATGCGCAGCCATTGGGCTGGGATCAGGCGCGTGGTTTGATCGAGGGCTTCAACCAGCCGGTGTTCCTGCTGGGCGGGCTGCGGCCGCAGGATCAGGCGAAAGCCTGGGAGATCGGTGCCCAAGGTGTCGCAGGCATTCGCGCCTTCTGGCCCTCTCCCTGA
- a CDS encoding cob(I)yrinic acid a,c-diamide adenosyltransferase — protein sequence MGFRLSKIYTRTGDQGETGLGDGRRVPKDHPRVEAIGEVDSLNSQLGVLLAGLADDSRLNEVSEVLAPCQHRLFDLGGELAMPAYQALDAKEVERLEAAIDTWNDELGPLENFILPGGSLLIAQAHVCRSLARTAERRCQQLNAVEPLSAVSLAYINRMSDLLFVAARIIARRESIPEILWQPAKSSDR from the coding sequence ATGGGCTTTCGCCTGTCGAAGATTTACACGCGCACCGGCGACCAAGGTGAAACCGGGCTCGGCGACGGCCGTCGGGTGCCCAAGGACCATCCCCGCGTGGAGGCCATTGGCGAAGTCGACAGCCTGAACAGCCAGCTGGGCGTGCTGCTGGCAGGGCTGGCCGACGATTCGCGGCTGAACGAGGTCAGCGAGGTGCTCGCGCCCTGTCAGCATCGGCTGTTCGATCTGGGTGGGGAGTTGGCCATGCCTGCATACCAGGCGCTGGATGCAAAGGAGGTAGAGCGCCTGGAGGCGGCCATCGATACCTGGAACGACGAGCTGGGCCCGCTGGAAAACTTCATTCTACCGGGAGGCTCGCTGCTGATTGCCCAGGCCCATGTATGCCGCAGCCTGGCGCGTACAGCCGAGCGCCGCTGTCAGCAGCTCAATGCGGTTGAGCCGTTGTCGGCGGTGAGCCTGGCGTACATCAACCGGATGTCCGATCTGCTGTTCGTGGCTGCACGGATCATCGCCCGGCGTGAAAGTATTCCCGAGATTCTCTGGCAGCCAGCCAAGTCGAGTGACCGCTGA
- a CDS encoding ATP-binding protein has protein sequence MPLRQRLENLPVGQKLLAALLVLLTTVLLVANLTFISAAYWISQESMAPQALQTIGRLLANPSLAQRAVRSPQEAEALLEELNGYSPLRAAAIYDAQGERLAQLQHGDRLKMPARFDSIESWRSTEFRSTQLVPLPNAGHLLLVASSELPVAFYTGTLTASLGILVFSVLLWLVIARQIKRLITQPIYRLEELSRQVTREENYALRAGRGNHDEIGSLAEAFNTMLSRIEAREQQLKRARDESQAAYDQAQGLAEETRHTNRKLELEVQVRSKIEKKLTGFQNYLNSIIDSMPSALIALDEQLYVTQWNQEASALSGTPLDEALNQPIFLAFAPLKPFLPQLKTTVEQHTVAKIERVTWVKDDTPRHYALTFYPLMGGAGRGVVIRIDDITQRLSLEEMMVQSEKMLSVGGLAAGMAHEINNPLGAILHNVQNVRRRLSADLPKNLEQASDAGIDLAAVNAYLQGREIPQLLDGIQQAGARAAKIVTHMLSFSRRSTREMAPCELPALIDQAVEIAGNDFDLAIGFDFKGQNIVRQFDPALGPVPGTANELEQVLLNLLKNAAQAIHQRNDEQEPGRITLRTRLNPPWAEIQVEDNGVGMPESVRKRIFEPFFTTKEIGQGTGLGLSVSYFIITNNHKGQMEVQSSPGQGTCFTLRLPLAGNPLPLTTTEI, from the coding sequence ATGCCCCTGCGCCAGAGACTCGAGAACCTGCCGGTTGGCCAGAAGCTGCTGGCCGCCCTGCTGGTGCTGTTGACCACCGTGCTGCTGGTCGCCAACCTGACGTTCATCAGCGCGGCCTATTGGATCTCCCAGGAGAGCATGGCACCCCAGGCTCTGCAGACGATTGGCCGGCTGCTGGCCAACCCCAGCCTCGCGCAGCGGGCGGTGCGCTCGCCGCAGGAGGCCGAGGCCCTGCTCGAAGAGCTCAATGGCTATTCGCCCCTGCGCGCCGCGGCCATCTACGATGCCCAGGGCGAGCGTCTGGCCCAGTTGCAGCACGGCGATCGATTGAAGATGCCCGCGCGCTTCGACAGCATCGAAAGCTGGCGTTCCACTGAATTCCGCAGCACCCAGTTGGTGCCACTGCCCAACGCCGGCCATCTGTTGCTGGTGGCCAGCAGCGAGCTGCCCGTGGCGTTCTACACCGGCACCCTCACTGCGAGCCTCGGCATCCTGGTGTTCAGCGTATTGTTGTGGCTGGTCATCGCCCGGCAGATCAAGCGCCTGATCACCCAGCCCATCTATCGCCTCGAAGAACTGTCGCGCCAGGTCACCCGCGAGGAGAACTACGCCTTGCGCGCAGGCCGCGGCAACCATGACGAGATCGGCAGTCTGGCGGAAGCCTTCAACACCATGCTTTCGCGCATCGAGGCGCGCGAACAGCAGCTCAAGCGAGCCCGCGACGAGTCTCAGGCCGCCTACGACCAGGCCCAGGGACTGGCCGAGGAAACCCGCCACACCAACCGCAAGCTCGAACTTGAAGTCCAGGTGCGCAGCAAGATCGAAAAGAAGCTCACCGGTTTCCAGAACTACCTCAACAGCATCATCGACTCCATGCCGTCGGCACTCATCGCCCTCGACGAGCAACTGTACGTCACCCAATGGAACCAGGAGGCCAGCGCCCTTTCCGGCACGCCGCTGGACGAGGCGCTGAACCAGCCGATCTTTCTCGCGTTCGCCCCACTCAAGCCGTTCCTGCCGCAACTCAAGACCACCGTCGAACAACACACGGTGGCCAAGATCGAGCGGGTGACCTGGGTCAAGGACGATACGCCCCGCCATTACGCGCTGACCTTCTATCCGCTGATGGGCGGCGCCGGCCGCGGGGTGGTGATTCGTATCGACGACATCACCCAGCGCCTGTCGCTGGAAGAAATGATGGTGCAGTCGGAAAAGATGCTCTCGGTCGGCGGCCTCGCAGCGGGGATGGCTCACGAGATCAACAACCCCCTGGGCGCGATCCTGCACAACGTGCAGAACGTCAGGCGGCGCCTCTCGGCCGACCTGCCGAAGAACCTCGAACAAGCCAGCGACGCCGGTATCGATCTGGCCGCGGTGAACGCCTACCTGCAAGGACGAGAAATCCCGCAGTTGCTCGACGGTATCCAGCAGGCTGGCGCACGGGCCGCGAAGATCGTCACCCACATGCTCAGCTTCAGCCGCCGCAGCACCCGGGAAATGGCGCCCTGCGAGCTGCCGGCGCTGATCGATCAAGCCGTGGAAATCGCCGGCAACGACTTCGACCTGGCGATCGGTTTCGACTTCAAGGGGCAGAACATCGTGCGCCAGTTCGACCCGGCACTGGGCCCGGTGCCCGGCACGGCCAACGAACTGGAGCAGGTGCTGCTCAACCTGCTGAAGAATGCCGCCCAGGCCATTCATCAGCGCAACGACGAACAGGAACCGGGACGCATCACCCTGCGCACGCGACTGAACCCGCCATGGGCTGAAATCCAGGTCGAGGACAACGGTGTGGGAATGCCCGAGAGCGTGCGCAAGCGCATCTTCGAACCGTTCTTCACCACCAAGGAGATCGGCCAGGGCACCGGGCTGGGCCTGTCGGTGTCCTACTTCATCATCACCAACAACCACAAGGGCCAGATGGAAGTGCAGTCCAGCCCCGGCCAGGGCACCTGCTTCACGCTGCGCCTGCCATTGGCCGGCAATCCGCTGCCCCTCACCACCACGGAGATATGA
- a CDS encoding putative 2-dehydropantoate 2-reductase, with product MREQHPTHEPAAEQPLDRTWHVLGVGSLGVLWACRLARAGVPVHLLLRDAARLQAYLQAGGLSLTEGAQTHVHLLPATSVAGDGPITRLLLACKAYDAQAAIASVAARLVPGAEVILLQNGMGSQQAVARMLPHTRCIYASTTEGAYRASDFQAVFAGQGLTWLGNADPNCAEAPTALLADLARAGIAHQWTDAIESRLWRKLALNCAINPLTVLHGCRNGALVDHPDEVASLCAELARLLRACGQADAADGLHEEVTRVIQATAANYSSMYQDVDQGRRTEVDYLLGYACAAALDRQCEVPGLHTLQARLIKALHKP from the coding sequence ATGCGCGAGCAACACCCCACCCATGAGCCTGCGGCCGAACAGCCATTGGATCGGACCTGGCATGTGCTGGGCGTCGGCAGCCTGGGCGTATTGTGGGCGTGCCGACTGGCTCGTGCCGGTGTGCCGGTGCACCTGCTGCTGCGCGATGCCGCACGGTTGCAGGCTTACCTCCAGGCCGGTGGGCTGAGCTTGACCGAAGGCGCCCAGACCCATGTTCACCTGCTGCCCGCCACGAGCGTCGCCGGTGATGGACCGATCACGCGTCTGCTGCTGGCGTGCAAGGCTTACGATGCGCAGGCGGCCATCGCCAGTGTCGCCGCGCGCCTGGTGCCGGGCGCCGAAGTGATCCTGTTGCAGAACGGCATGGGCAGTCAGCAAGCGGTGGCGCGGATGCTGCCGCACACACGCTGTATCTATGCTTCGACGACCGAAGGAGCCTATCGCGCCAGTGACTTCCAAGCGGTCTTCGCCGGGCAGGGACTGACCTGGCTGGGCAATGCCGACCCAAACTGCGCAGAAGCTCCGACGGCGCTGCTGGCCGACCTGGCTCGGGCTGGCATCGCGCATCAGTGGACCGACGCTATCGAATCGCGCCTGTGGCGCAAGCTGGCCCTCAACTGCGCGATCAATCCGCTGACCGTGTTGCATGGCTGTCGCAACGGGGCATTGGTCGATCACCCTGACGAAGTGGCCTCGCTGTGCGCCGAGCTGGCACGACTGCTGCGAGCGTGTGGCCAGGCAGACGCCGCCGACGGGCTGCATGAAGAGGTGACAAGGGTCATCCAAGCGACGGCCGCCAACTACTCTTCGATGTATCAGGATGTCGACCAAGGTCGCCGAACCGAGGTCGACTACCTGCTGGGCTACGCCTGCGCAGCAGCGCTCGACCGGCAGTGCGAGGTGCCGGGTCTACACACATTGCAGGCACGACTGATCAAGGCCCTGCACAAGCCCTGA
- a CDS encoding YajQ family cyclic di-GMP-binding protein yields the protein MPSFDVVSELDKHEVTNAVDNAIKELDRRYDLKGKGSFAFKDLTVTLTAEAEFQLEAMIEILKMALVKRKIDVQCLEIKDAYASGKEMKQEAVLREGIEKELAKKIVAHVKDAKLKVQAAIQGEQVRITGKKRDDLQEAIAALRAKEFGMPLQFNNFRD from the coding sequence ATGCCCTCGTTCGACGTAGTGTCCGAGTTGGACAAGCACGAAGTCACCAACGCGGTCGACAACGCCATCAAGGAGCTGGATCGCCGTTACGACCTCAAAGGCAAAGGCAGTTTCGCCTTCAAGGACCTCACGGTCACCCTGACCGCCGAAGCCGAGTTCCAGCTCGAAGCCATGATCGAGATCCTCAAGATGGCCCTGGTCAAGCGCAAGATCGACGTGCAGTGCCTCGAGATCAAGGACGCCTATGCCTCGGGCAAGGAAATGAAGCAGGAAGCCGTGCTGCGCGAAGGCATCGAAAAGGAACTGGCGAAGAAGATCGTCGCCCACGTCAAGGATGCCAAGCTCAAGGTGCAGGCGGCCATCCAGGGTGAGCAGGTGCGCATCACCGGCAAGAAGCGCGATGACCTGCAGGAGGCGATTGCCGCCCTGCGCGCCAAGGAATTCGGCATGCCCCTGCAGTTCAACAACTTCCGCGATTGA